Proteins co-encoded in one Candidatus Thiodictyon syntrophicum genomic window:
- a CDS encoding type II toxin-antitoxin system PemK/MazF family toxin has product MIYRRGDLALVPFPFTDLSSAKRRPVLVLADPDGYGDFVAVAVTSRPHHSNAIAIRDQDISSGALPAASGVRTDRVVTLNVVLVNKVFGSASSMFVDRVVRGVCSRVGINAAPARQATGPRLGAIVGRRLANRVNKRIVIIVGPNGAGKTTFAREFLPNEVLSLLDPETAMVRVAERVAQGGHAVPESTIRRCFAAGLRNFSRPFPFSPDTI; this is encoded by the coding sequence ATGATCTATAGGCGCGGCGACTTGGCCCTGGTGCCGTTTCCGTTCACCGACCTGTCGTCCGCGAAGCGACGGCCGGTATTGGTGTTGGCCGACCCGGATGGCTACGGTGACTTCGTCGCGGTCGCTGTGACCTCGCGCCCGCACCACAGCAACGCCATTGCCATCCGCGATCAGGACATCAGTAGCGGCGCGCTGCCCGCGGCGAGTGGGGTGCGTACCGACAGGGTCGTTACCTTGAACGTCGTTCTGGTAAACAAGGTTTTCGGGTCCGCGAGCAGCATGTTCGTGGATCGAGTGGTACGCGGGGTTTGCTCACGCGTCGGGATCAATGCAGCCCCGGCGCGCCAAGCAACGGGACCTAGGTTGGGTGCGATAGTCGGGAGAAGATTGGCCAACAGGGTGAACAAACGCATCGTCATCATCGTCGGCCCCAACGGCGCGGGTAAGACCACCTTCGCCCGCGAGTTCCTGCCGAACGAGGTTCTGTCCTTACTGGACCCGGAGACGGCTATGGTTCGGGTTGCGGAGCGTGTAGCCCAGGGTGGGCACGCCGTCCCGGAGTCAACAATCCGCCGTTGCTTTGCTGCGGGCTTGAGGAATTTTTCTCGTCCTTTTCCGTTTTCACCGGACACGATTTAG
- a CDS encoding mannose-1-phosphate guanylyltransferase/mannose-6-phosphate isomerase: MLLQPVILSGGSGTRLWPLSREAYPKQFLPLTSEHTMLQETVRRLDGLDQEHPRHAIGLLEPLVVCNEAHRFLVAEQFRVLGRHPGAIILEPKGRNTAPALTVAALAALRGGLDPVLLVMPADHMIRDEPAFRAAVADGVTLAEQGAVVTFGIVPSKPEVGYGYIRQGEPYVGEARGESPLEGLAGHAYRLSAFVEKPDLETAQGYLADGRYLWNSGIFVLKASLWLSLIERLRPDIAQAATHAFTAGREAGQFFGLDAAAFAACPSDSIDYAVMEHIAGEARREAPATIVIPLDAGWSDVGAWSALWEVRAQDAAGNVLDGDAFVHDANNNLLIARHRMVAVVGVDDLIVVETPDAVLVVKKDRAQDVKVVTQFLEHAGRHEFRHHQRVHRPWGAYESIGHGGRYQVKRLSVKPGESLSLQMHHHRAEHWVVVSGTARVTCDDKSFLITENQSTYIPVGSAHRLENPGTIPLEIIEVQSGSYLGEDDIVRFEDVYARGSKDG, from the coding sequence ATGCTCCTGCAACCCGTCATCCTCTCCGGCGGTTCCGGCACCCGCCTGTGGCCCCTGTCGCGGGAGGCCTATCCGAAGCAATTCCTGCCCCTGACCAGCGAGCACACCATGCTCCAGGAGACGGTCCGGCGTCTGGACGGACTGGACCAGGAGCACCCACGCCATGCCATCGGCCTGCTCGAGCCGCTGGTGGTGTGCAACGAGGCCCACCGGTTTCTGGTCGCCGAGCAGTTCCGCGTCCTGGGGCGCCACCCGGGCGCCATCATCCTGGAGCCCAAGGGCCGCAACACTGCCCCGGCGCTCACTGTCGCGGCCCTGGCGGCACTCCGGGGCGGCCTGGACCCGGTCCTGCTGGTCATGCCGGCGGACCATATGATCCGCGACGAACCGGCCTTTCGCGCCGCCGTCGCCGACGGCGTCACCCTGGCCGAGCAGGGCGCGGTGGTGACCTTTGGGATAGTCCCCAGCAAGCCCGAGGTGGGCTACGGGTACATCCGGCAAGGCGAGCCCTATGTCGGCGAGGCCCGGGGTGAGAGTCCGCTCGAGGGCCTGGCCGGTCACGCCTACCGACTCAGCGCCTTCGTCGAGAAGCCCGATCTGGAGACGGCCCAGGGCTATCTCGCCGATGGCCGGTACCTGTGGAACAGCGGCATCTTTGTCCTCAAGGCGTCCCTGTGGCTGAGCCTGATCGAGCGCCTGCGCCCCGACATCGCCCAGGCCGCGACCCACGCCTTTACGGCTGGGCGCGAGGCCGGGCAGTTCTTCGGCCTCGATGCCGCCGCCTTCGCCGCCTGCCCCAGCGACTCGATCGACTATGCGGTGATGGAGCACATCGCCGGCGAGGCCCGCCGCGAGGCGCCGGCGACCATCGTCATCCCCCTGGACGCCGGCTGGTCCGACGTGGGTGCCTGGTCCGCCCTGTGGGAGGTCCGGGCCCAGGACGCCGCCGGCAACGTGCTCGACGGCGACGCCTTCGTCCATGACGCCAACAACAACCTGCTGATCGCCCGCCATCGGATGGTGGCCGTGGTGGGGGTGGATGACCTGATCGTGGTCGAGACCCCGGACGCGGTGCTGGTGGTGAAAAAGGACCGCGCCCAGGACGTCAAGGTCGTCACGCAATTCCTGGAACACGCGGGGCGCCACGAGTTCCGCCACCACCAGCGGGTGCATCGCCCCTGGGGCGCCTATGAGTCCATCGGGCATGGCGGACGCTATCAGGTCAAACGCCTGTCCGTGAAGCCCGGTGAGTCCCTGTCGCTGCAGATGCACCACCATCGGGCCGAGCACTGGGTCGTGGTCTCCGGCACCGCCCGCGTGACCTGTGACGACAAGTCCTTCCTGATCACCGAGAACCAGTCGACCTACATCCCGGTCGGCAGTGCCCACCGGCTGGAGAACCCGGGGACCATCCCGCTGGAGATCATCGAGGTCCAGTCCGGCAGCTACCTGGGCGAGGACGACATCGTCCGCTTCGAGGATGTCTACGCGCGGGGCAGCAAGGACGGTTGA
- a CDS encoding DUF433 domain-containing protein has translation MTINTKVMGGKPCIRGIRITVGTVTGLLASGETIGKVLELYPSLEWADICAALAYATIAPDR, from the coding sequence ATGACGATCAACACCAAGGTCATGGGCGGCAAGCCTTGTATTCGCGGCATCAGGATAACGGTCGGCACCGTCACCGGATTGCTGGCGTCAGGCGAAACGATAGGCAAAGTCCTGGAACTCTATCCCAGCCTCGAATGGGCGGACATTTGTGCGGCCCTGGCCTATGCGACAATCGCTCCAGACCGATGA
- the gatB gene encoding Asp-tRNA(Asn)/Glu-tRNA(Gln) amidotransferase subunit GatB: MQWETVIGLEIHTQLATQSKIFSGSPTRFGAAPNTQACAVDLGLPGVLPVLNREAVRLAVRFATAIGAELAPRSVFARKNYFYPDLPKGYQISQYESPIVGEGRVEIQLTDGTVREIGVTRAHLEEDAGKSLHEDFHGCTGIDLNRAGTPLLEIVSEPDLRCAAEAVAYARKIHQIVRWNGISDGNMQEGSFRVDANVSVRPLGQTTLGTRAEIKNINSFRFLERAIQFEVERQIDLITAGGRVIQETRLYDPDRDETRTMRVKEEANDYRYFPDPDLLPVQLDDAFIAAATADLPEQPDAMRERFQTDFGLSDYDADLLTAERELAAYFEAVTSVTGEPKLAANWIGGELTAALNKSGLEIGASPVSAPQLAGLIRRIQDGTISGKIAKQVFEALWTGGDDADQVIADQGLTQITDSGAIASLIDTIIAANPDQVAQYRAGKDKVFGFFVGQVMKQSQGKANPQQVNDLLKRKLLP; this comes from the coding sequence ATGCAATGGGAAACCGTCATCGGTCTCGAGATCCACACCCAGCTCGCGACCCAGTCCAAGATCTTCTCGGGCTCGCCCACCCGCTTCGGGGCCGCGCCCAACACCCAGGCGTGCGCCGTCGACCTGGGCCTGCCCGGCGTGCTGCCGGTCCTCAACCGCGAGGCGGTGCGGCTCGCGGTGCGCTTCGCCACGGCGATCGGCGCCGAGTTGGCCCCGCGTTCGGTCTTCGCCCGCAAGAATTATTTCTATCCTGACCTGCCCAAGGGCTATCAGATCAGCCAGTACGAGTCCCCCATCGTCGGCGAGGGCCGGGTCGAGATTCAGCTTACGGACGGCACGGTGCGCGAGATCGGGGTCACCCGCGCGCACCTGGAGGAGGACGCCGGCAAATCGCTGCACGAGGACTTCCACGGCTGCACCGGCATCGATCTCAACCGCGCCGGCACCCCGCTCCTGGAGATCGTCTCCGAGCCCGACCTGCGCTGCGCGGCCGAGGCCGTGGCCTACGCCAGGAAGATCCACCAGATCGTGCGCTGGAACGGGATCAGCGACGGCAACATGCAGGAGGGGTCCTTCCGGGTGGACGCCAATGTCTCGGTGCGGCCCCTGGGTCAAACCACCCTGGGCACCCGGGCCGAGATCAAGAACATCAACTCCTTCCGCTTCCTGGAGCGGGCGATCCAGTTCGAGGTGGAGCGCCAGATCGATCTTATCACGGCCGGCGGCCGGGTCATCCAGGAGACCCGCCTCTACGACCCCGACCGGGACGAGACCCGCACCATGCGCGTCAAGGAGGAGGCCAACGACTACCGCTACTTCCCGGACCCCGACCTGCTGCCGGTCCAACTCGACGACGCCTTCATCGCGGCGGCCACCGCCGACCTGCCCGAACAGCCGGACGCCATGCGCGAGCGCTTCCAGACGGACTTCGGCCTCTCGGACTACGACGCCGACCTGCTGACCGCGGAGCGCGAACTGGCCGCCTACTTCGAGGCCGTGACCAGCGTGACCGGCGAGCCCAAGCTCGCGGCCAACTGGATCGGCGGCGAACTGACCGCCGCACTCAACAAATCCGGCCTGGAGATCGGCGCGAGCCCCGTGTCGGCGCCCCAACTGGCCGGTCTGATCCGCCGCATCCAGGACGGGACCATCTCCGGCAAGATCGCTAAACAGGTCTTTGAGGCCCTATGGACCGGCGGCGACGACGCCGACCAGGTGATCGCCGACCAGGGCCTCACCCAGATCACCGACAGCGGCGCCATCGCGTCACTGATCGACACCATTATCGCCGCCAACCCCGACCAGGTGGCCCAGTACCGCGCCGGCAAGGACAAGGTCTTCGGCTTCTTCGTCGGCCAGGTCATGAAGCAGAGCCAGGGCAAGGCCAACCCGCAGCAGGTCAATGACCTGCTCAAGCGCAAGCTCCTGCCCTGA
- a CDS encoding glycogen/starch/alpha-glucan phosphorylase has protein sequence MPTSAHTQLRRSEPNEQLFATPPLAMDTEGIAEDFRRYYSHTLGRDRDCRSAYYTYKALANTLRDRLMERWKRTRQAHDEAGCKRTHYLSLEFLMGRTLSNALLNLGVDAVTEEGLSLMGLHLEELAACEPDAGLGNGGLGRLAACFLDSCATLQLPVKGYGLRYEYGMFRQLIEDGAQLEEPDHWMRDDNPWELRRPEYTQRIQFGGHTEHYKDHDGRPAVRWVNTHDVLAVPYDIPIPGYENNTINTLRLWKAAATDEFDLGEFNAGSYPESVAQKNAAEHITMVLYPNDASENGKELRLRQQFFLASASIKDVLREWVRLNGKDFTQFAEKNCFQLNDTHPAVSVAELMRQLMDDHGLDWAAAWAITSKTMAYTNHTLLPEALERWPVWLFEQLLPRPLEIIYKINALFLAEVATRWPGDSERQRRMSLIEEGDVKQVRMAYLAIVGSISVNGVAALHSRLLVEGLFKDFYELWPGKFNNKTNGVTPRRWLALCNPGLRALLDETINDGWVRDLDRLERLAPYAENAAFRARWHDIKQANKARLAQTVAQLCHVDFPLDAMFDVQVKRIHEYKRQLLNILHVIHLYNRIKRGDTQNWTPRCVLFGGKAAPGYYMAKQIIKLINNVAAVVNRDPATEGKLRVAFIPDYRVSLMEVIAPGTDLSEQISTAGKEASGTGNMKFMMNGAVTIGTLDGANIEIREQVGDENFFLFGLTAAEVEYRRHGYDPNSIIAHDPALLEVMNLLDAAHFNQFEGGIFDAVINSIRNPYDPWMTAADFRAYVDAQERAAAAYRNRERWLRMSILNTAHSGHFSSDRTIGEYNRDIWHMEPVPPAPVR, from the coding sequence ATGCCCACCTCTGCCCACACCCAACTGCGCCGCAGCGAGCCGAACGAGCAACTCTTCGCGACCCCGCCCCTGGCGATGGACACCGAGGGGATAGCGGAGGATTTCCGCCGCTATTACTCCCATACCCTGGGCCGCGACCGCGACTGTCGCTCCGCCTACTACACCTACAAGGCACTCGCGAACACGCTTCGCGATCGTCTGATGGAGCGCTGGAAGCGCACCCGCCAGGCCCACGACGAGGCGGGCTGCAAGCGCACCCATTATCTGTCGCTGGAGTTCCTGATGGGGCGCACCCTGTCCAACGCGCTGCTCAACCTCGGGGTGGACGCGGTCACCGAGGAGGGGCTCAGCCTGATGGGCCTGCACCTGGAGGAACTCGCCGCCTGCGAGCCGGACGCCGGGCTCGGCAACGGGGGCCTGGGCCGGCTGGCCGCCTGCTTCCTGGACTCCTGCGCCACCCTGCAACTGCCGGTCAAGGGCTACGGCCTGCGCTACGAATACGGCATGTTCCGCCAGTTGATCGAGGACGGCGCCCAGTTGGAGGAGCCGGACCATTGGATGCGCGACGACAATCCCTGGGAACTGCGGCGCCCCGAGTATACCCAGCGCATCCAGTTCGGCGGCCATACCGAGCACTACAAGGATCACGACGGGCGCCCCGCGGTGCGCTGGGTGAATACCCACGACGTGCTGGCGGTACCCTACGATATCCCGATCCCGGGGTATGAGAACAACACCATCAACACCTTGCGCCTGTGGAAGGCGGCCGCGACCGATGAGTTCGACCTGGGCGAATTCAATGCCGGCAGCTATCCGGAGTCGGTGGCCCAGAAGAACGCCGCCGAGCACATCACCATGGTGCTCTACCCCAATGACGCGAGCGAGAACGGCAAGGAACTGCGCCTGCGGCAGCAGTTTTTCCTGGCGAGCGCCAGCATCAAGGACGTGCTGCGCGAATGGGTCCGGCTCAACGGCAAGGACTTCACGCAGTTCGCGGAGAAGAACTGTTTTCAGTTGAACGACACCCATCCGGCCGTCTCGGTGGCGGAACTGATGCGCCAACTGATGGACGATCACGGGCTGGACTGGGCGGCCGCCTGGGCCATCACCAGCAAGACCATGGCCTATACCAATCACACCCTGCTGCCCGAGGCCCTGGAGCGCTGGCCGGTGTGGTTGTTCGAGCAACTGCTGCCCCGGCCGCTGGAGATCATCTATAAGATCAATGCCCTCTTCCTCGCCGAGGTGGCCACCCGCTGGCCCGGCGACAGCGAGCGCCAGCGGCGCATGTCGTTGATCGAAGAAGGCGATGTCAAGCAGGTGCGGATGGCGTATCTGGCCATCGTCGGCAGTATCTCGGTCAACGGTGTCGCGGCCCTGCACTCCCGGCTCCTGGTCGAGGGGCTGTTCAAGGACTTCTACGAACTGTGGCCCGGCAAGTTCAACAACAAGACCAACGGGGTCACGCCGCGGCGCTGGCTCGCGCTGTGCAACCCCGGGTTGCGGGCGCTGCTGGACGAGACCATCAATGACGGCTGGGTGCGTGACCTGGACCGGCTGGAACGGCTCGCCCCCTATGCTGAGAATGCCGCGTTCCGGGCGCGCTGGCATGACATCAAGCAGGCGAACAAGGCGCGGCTGGCGCAGACCGTGGCGCAACTGTGCCATGTGGACTTTCCGCTGGATGCCATGTTCGACGTCCAGGTCAAGCGTATCCACGAGTACAAGCGCCAACTGCTGAACATCCTGCATGTGATCCACCTGTATAACCGCATCAAGCGCGGCGATACGCAGAACTGGACCCCGCGGTGCGTCCTGTTCGGCGGCAAGGCCGCCCCCGGCTATTACATGGCCAAGCAGATCATCAAGTTGATCAACAACGTGGCCGCGGTGGTCAATCGTGATCCTGCCACCGAGGGGAAGCTGCGGGTCGCCTTCATCCCCGACTATCGGGTCTCACTGATGGAGGTGATTGCCCCCGGGACGGATCTCTCGGAGCAGATCTCCACCGCCGGCAAGGAGGCGTCCGGCACCGGCAACATGAAGTTCATGATGAACGGGGCCGTCACCATCGGCACCCTGGATGGGGCCAACATCGAGATCCGGGAACAGGTCGGCGATGAGAATTTCTTCCTCTTCGGCCTCACCGCGGCCGAGGTGGAATACCGTCGCCACGGCTACGACCCCAACAGCATCATCGCCCATGACCCGGCGCTGTTGGAGGTGATGAACCTGCTGGATGCGGCCCACTTCAATCAGTTCGAGGGCGGGATCTTCGACGCCGTCATCAACAGCATCCGCAACCCCTACGACCCCTGGATGACGGCGGCCGATTTCCGCGCCTATGTCGATGCCCAGGAACGGGCCGCGGCGGCCTATCGCAATCGCGAGCGCTGGTTGCGCATGAGTATCCTCAATACCGCCCATAGCGGGCACTTCTCCTCCGACCGCACTATCGGGGAGTACAACCGCGATATCTGGCACATGGAGCCGGTGCCGCCGGCGCCGGTGCGCTAG
- a CDS encoding Hpt domain-containing protein has protein sequence MDLSPGDQPPSIPGIDSAELLERVGEDLDLFWEVLSEFSDSYRDTPTQLAAALDQDPAAARQLAHTLKGVLGNLAATELFVACAALHEAIRENHPERYPALLATLTQGIPALCDAIAGARTATAPDAPDPAAGVDQGWLEERYAALRLALEGHRARDCKTLAEELAAAGLPAADRPFFDELHGLIRTYRFKEAQTLLEHYLAQKTA, from the coding sequence ATGGACTTATCCCCAGGCGATCAACCCCCGTCCATCCCCGGGATCGACAGCGCTGAACTCTTGGAGCGCGTCGGCGAAGACCTGGACCTGTTCTGGGAGGTCCTAAGCGAGTTCAGCGACTCCTACCGCGACACCCCGACCCAGCTCGCCGCGGCCCTGGACCAGGACCCCGCCGCCGCCCGGCAGTTGGCCCACACCCTAAAAGGGGTCCTGGGTAACCTGGCGGCCACCGAACTGTTCGTGGCCTGCGCCGCGCTGCACGAGGCGATCCGCGAGAACCACCCGGAACGTTACCCGGCTCTGCTCGCGACCCTGACCCAGGGGATCCCGGCCCTGTGCGATGCCATCGCCGGGGCCCGCACGGCCACGGCGCCGGACGCGCCCGACCCCGCGGCCGGCGTGGATCAAGGCTGGCTGGAGGAACGCTACGCGGCGCTGCGGCTCGCCCTGGAGGGACACCGCGCGCGCGACTGCAAGACCCTGGCCGAGGAGTTGGCCGCCGCTGGCCTCCCCGCCGCGGACCGCCCCTTCTTCGATGAACTGCATGGCCTGATCCGCACCTATCGCTTCAAGGAGGCCCAGACCCTGCTCGAACACTACCTTGCTCAAAAGACAGCTTGA
- a CDS encoding DUF2281 domain-containing protein, whose product MTVAELAYEQIKTLPETQAREVLDFIGYLKEKSERAQWEDLMAAQAGSLASVWDNPEDEVWNDL is encoded by the coding sequence ATGACTGTTGCAGAGTTGGCCTACGAACAGATCAAGACACTCCCCGAGACCCAGGCGCGGGAGGTGCTGGATTTCATCGGCTACCTGAAGGAAAAGAGCGAGCGAGCGCAATGGGAGGATCTGATGGCTGCTCAAGCGGGTTCGCTCGCTTCCGTCTGGGACAACCCGGAAGATGAGGTGTGGAATGATCTATAG
- a CDS encoding GGDEF domain-containing protein codes for MLDPRPKVLVVEDNRTNVGILVGLLNEARARALPLAAMMLDIDHFKRVNDQYGHARGDEVLRRVADALRDQTDGRDLCARVGGEEFALLLAVADDSQAAARAERLRRHLAGVVLDTPRGPLSVTVSIGVSALTADCDSLDTLLAQADDRLYTAKRGGRNRVCAGA; via the coding sequence ATGCTTGACCCCAGACCCAAGGTCCTGGTGGTCGAAGACAACAGGACCAACGTCGGCATCCTCGTGGGCCTGCTCAACGAGGCGCGCGCCCGCGCCCTGCCCCTGGCAGCCATGATGCTCGACATCGATCACTTCAAGCGCGTCAATGACCAGTACGGTCACGCCCGCGGCGACGAGGTCCTGAGACGGGTAGCGGACGCCCTGCGCGACCAGACCGACGGCCGCGACCTGTGCGCGCGGGTCGGCGGCGAGGAATTCGCCCTGTTGCTCGCCGTGGCCGACGACAGCCAGGCCGCGGCGCGGGCGGAGCGCCTGCGTCGACACCTGGCGGGCGTCGTCCTCGACACCCCGCGCGGCCCCCTGTCGGTTACCGTCAGCATCGGCGTCTCCGCCCTGACGGCCGATTGCGACAGCCTGGACACGCTGCTGGCCCAGGCCGATGACCGCCTCTACACCGCCAAACGCGGCGGGCGCAACCGGGTCTGTGCCGGCGCGTAA
- a CDS encoding DUF6399 domain-containing protein, giving the protein MKHRSRLERAEQRGAAVARLATGQPQRHVAAELGVARSTLQDWCKPTPVGAAPAVLAAFVATPEGVQWLHQVVVAAHFVITLHGGAGVRMVCEFLKLSGLSAFVGASYGTHQALNAALEEMVVAVAREQRAALAVGMPHRAITACEDETFHPQILLVMLEPVSNFLLREQYAADRTAATWTQALRAGLDGLNVTVIQGTSDEATALRRHIQTDCAAHHSPDLFHVQQEVSKGTSLHLVRHVKQAGASVAAAQTSLDAERATAQAYDAQSPRPRGRPPAFAPRIEAALAVVVQAEADQVQAQARQAEARELVRELGTLYHPYELEQGQAQPVARIAQRFADVWTRLQQLADAADLPTRARERLAKAQRLTIQFLATITFFFATVQAKVEALNLPPAVELALLTQLIPALYLERVANRSTLAEPRHRLHALSRQLLEPLRQRDHPLQALPEAERARLEQVAGDCADLFQRSSSSVEGRNGQLSLHHHGRHRLSDRKLEALTAVHNFHLRRPDGTTAAERFFGRAHETLFAQVLQRMPLPPPPARRRPRPPKPPALLPVAA; this is encoded by the coding sequence GTGAAGCACCGCTCGCGCCTGGAGCGAGCCGAACAGCGCGGGGCGGCCGTGGCCCGCTTGGCGACGGGGCAGCCGCAACGCCACGTCGCCGCCGAACTGGGCGTGGCGCGCAGCACCTTGCAGGACTGGTGCAAGCCGACCCCGGTCGGCGCGGCCCCGGCGGTGTTGGCAGCCTTCGTGGCGACCCCTGAGGGCGTGCAGTGGCTGCACCAAGTGGTGGTGGCGGCGCACTTCGTCATCACGCTGCACGGCGGTGCCGGGGTGCGGATGGTGTGTGAATTCTTGAAGTTGAGTGGGTTGTCGGCGTTCGTCGGCGCGAGCTATGGCACCCACCAGGCCCTCAATGCGGCCTTGGAGGAGATGGTGGTCGCCGTGGCGCGTGAGCAACGGGCGGCGTTGGCGGTGGGCATGCCGCACCGCGCGATCACGGCGTGCGAGGATGAGACCTTTCATCCGCAGATTTTGTTGGTCATGTTGGAGCCGGTGTCGAACTTTCTGCTGCGCGAACAGTACGCCGCCGATCGCACGGCGGCCACCTGGACGCAGGCGTTGCGCGCGGGTCTGGACGGCTTGAACGTGACCGTGATCCAGGGCACCAGCGACGAGGCCACAGCGTTGCGCCGCCATATCCAGACGGATTGTGCGGCCCATCATTCCCCGGACCTGTTTCATGTGCAACAGGAGGTGTCCAAGGGCACCAGCCTACACTTGGTCCGCCACGTGAAACAGGCGGGCGCCAGCGTCGCGGCCGCCCAGACGTCGCTGGACGCTGAGCGGGCGACCGCGCAGGCCTATGACGCCCAATCCCCGCGTCCGCGCGGGCGCCCACCGGCGTTCGCGCCCCGCATTGAAGCCGCCCTGGCGGTCGTGGTGCAGGCCGAAGCCGATCAGGTACAGGCGCAAGCGCGTCAGGCCGAGGCCCGTGAACTGGTGCGTGAGTTGGGGACCCTCTATCACCCCTATGAGTTGGAGCAGGGACAGGCGCAGCCCGTGGCGCGCATCGCGCAACGCTTTGCCGACGTGTGGACGCGGCTGCAACAGCTGGCCGACGCGGCCGATCTGCCAACGCGCGCCCGTGAGCGCCTGGCCAAGGCGCAGCGCCTGACGATTCAGTTCCTTGCCACCATTACCTTTTTCTTTGCGACCGTGCAGGCCAAGGTCGAGGCGCTGAATCTGCCGCCCGCCGTGGAACTGGCGTTGCTCACGCAGCTGATTCCGGCGCTCTACCTCGAGCGCGTCGCCAATCGCAGCACGCTCGCTGAACCGCGCCACCGTCTGCACGCCCTGAGCCGGCAGTTGCTCGAACCGCTGCGCCAACGCGATCATCCGCTCCAGGCCCTCCCAGAGGCCGAGCGCGCGCGCCTCGAACAGGTGGCCGGTGACTGCGCCGACCTGTTCCAGCGCAGCAGTTCCAGCGTGGAGGGGCGCAACGGCCAACTGTCCCTACATCACCATGGCCGACATCGCCTGAGCGACCGCAAGCTCGAGGCACTGACCGCCGTACATAACTTCCACCTCCGTCGCCCCGACGGGACCACTGCCGCTGAGCGCTTCTTCGGCCGGGCCCACGAAACGCTGTTCGCGCAGGTGCTCCAGCGCATGCCGTTGCCCCCGCCGCCAGCGCGCCGACGACCGCGCCCGCCCAAGCCGCCCGCGCTCCTGCCGGTAGCGGCGTAA